TTACTCCTATCTCTCACGAATGATATCAAGACGGCTGGCATGCCGGACTGCAAGAATGCAGGATTTCAACAATGCAGGATGTCCATCACCTCTGCCTTATCAATGTCCTGCCCTCCATCTGTTGCAAATGAAGAACATTTCTATTTCAGTGCTTATCTAATGGTAGTTCTTGGCAGCACACTTCCTTCTTTGGCTTTGTCTACAATACCGTTTCTCTAATTGATTGTGGTTTACTTTGTTTCAGAAGATTGAGGAGTGTTTTGAAATGGCAGTGTCTGATAGTATAATGCCTTAAATCTATTCTATTAAAGATATTTCCTTTCACCCGAAAGGGGCAAGTTATGTTTTGAGTGCCTCATAACCTTTTTGTGCCTCAAAACTACTTGCCCTGGCTGGGGCTATAAAACCACTCCGAAGTCGTGATTTTCTTAACTTTAAATTGGATGATATGGAACCAAATAAAAACAATAAAGGAGGACGTAAGCCCAAGCTGAACCCAAGTAAAAACAGGTATGTATTTAGACTTACTGATGAGGAAAATATAATGTTTTTAAAATTATATGAGGCTTCTGGAATGAGTAACAAAGCAAAATTTATTACAACAATTTTGTTTCAGAAAGAATTAAAGATTGTAACAGTGGATATTGCAACAATGGATTATCATACCCAACTCACTAAATTCTTTTACCAGTTTCAATCGATTGGAAACAATTATAATCAGATTGTAAAAATTTTATATCGAAATTTTACAGAGAAAAAAGCGTCTTTCTATCTCTTTAAACTGGAAAATCACACCAAAGATCTAGCATTAATTTGTAAAAAGATTATAGAGCTCACCAAAGAATTTGAGCAAAACCATATTCAAAAAACTTCTGAAAAATGATTGCAAAAATTGGAAAAGGTGAAAATCTATGGGGTGCCCTTACCTACAATCAACAAAAAGTTGACAACGAAAATGGAACGGTTTTATTCACTAATAAGATTCCTGATTTGTGGGACCATCCTTATTCTGTCAGATTTTTTCATCAGTACTTTGAACCCTATCTGATTGCCAATAATAAAACTGAAAAACCGGTAAGACATATTTCCCTAAACCCTGACCCCAACGATAAGGTTGATGACAAAATTTATAGAGAAATGGCTCAGCAATATATGCAGGAAATGGGGTACGGTAACCAACCTTATGTAGTGTTTAAACATACGGATATTGACAGGACTCACATTCACATAGTCACCACTTGCGTCCAGATCGATGGGAAGAAAATATCAGATCGCTATGATCATTCTCGATCGATGGAAGCCTGTAGAAAACTGGAGAAACAATACAACTTGAAAGTTACTGGTGCGAATAGAAATTTAAATCAAAGCTCTATTTTTAAACCTGTAGATTATACTAAGGGGAATATCAAAACACAATTATCCTCGATACTACGACATATGCCTCAAACTTACAGCTTTCAAAGTATAGGTGCTTATAGGGCTTTACTTTCTCAATTCAATATTTCCGTTGAAGAAGTTAACGGAGAGCTTCACGGAAAAATGAGAAAAGGAATGGTCTATTTTGCTACGGATAAAAATGGAAAAAAAATAAGCAATCCTTTTAAATCATCCCTTTTTGGTAGGCATGCAGGAGTAGAAAATATTCAGGAGCTCATTGAGAAATCTAAAGTGAAAATGAAAAATGATCCATTAAAATTCATTCTTAAAAGAACCATTGAAACAGCAATCAGTACCAGCAGAACTGAAACTGCATTTAAAAAACAACTGCTTGAACAGGGAACCGCTACGGTCATACGAAAGAATGATGATGGAAGGATTTACGGAATTACATTCATAGACCATAACTCCAAATCTGTTTGGAATGGTTCACAGTTAGGTAAAGAGCTTTCAGCCAACTCATTCAACAAACTATGGCATGAGATAGAAACAAAACCTGAAGCCAGTTCATACAATAGTTCTAATAATGACATATCATTTGAAAAATCTTCAGAACATTTCTTCAGCAATAACAGCTACGAAGGAGTTCACGGATTCTTTTCCAGTTTATTGTCCTCAGATACAGATAAGGATCACGAAGAGCAAATTTTTGCGTCTCAAATGAAAAAGCGAGAAAGAAAAAGAAGAAAAAAATAATATTCTTTTCCAAGATGCTACCCTTATAAATATGTCCTAAGAGCCAAAGCCAGCCAACAGATGCTTGCAACGGCGCATTTATAGTTGAGAATACCTAATCCTGTATTTATGCCTCTAAAATGTGATATGCAGGGTGAAGACGATTTAAGAGGGCTTGCCAAAATCATGGCATTTATGCGAGCGGTCAGCATTATTGTAGTATTAATGCATCTGTATTGGTTTTGTTACGGATTTTTTGCACAGCGACAATGGACACTGGAACTCGTCAATAAGATACTTTATAATTTTAACAAAACAGCAGGGTTATTTTCTCATGCCATTTACTCTAAGCTCTTCGCTATTATATTGCTAGGTTTGAGTTGTCTTGGTACAAAAGGCGTAAAGAATGAGATAATCACCCGGAAAAAAATTAGTATCGCTTTTTCTATTGGTTTTGTCCTATTCTTTTTAAACTCAATTATTTTACAACTTGATACCAGCTTTACAGCTGTACTTTATATTCTATCTACCGGCTCCGGATACATTTTACTGATGCAGGCAGGAGTCTGGACAGGCCGTTTACTGAAAACGAATTTGATGACCGATGTTTTTAACAATGAGAACGAAAGTTTTCAACAGGAGACTCAATTACTCTATAACGAGTACTCTGTTAATCTTCCAACCAAGTTCTATTATCAGGGAAAGTGGCATCAGGGATGGATTAATGTGGTTAATCCGTTTCGTGCCACCATTGTCTTAGGAACCCCGGGCTCAGGAAAATCATACGCCATTGTCAACAACTATATCAGACAGCATATCGAAAAAGGATTTTCGATGTACATCTACGATTTTAAATTTGATGATCTGTCTACTATTACTTACAATCATCTTATCAATCATTTCGATGCTTATACAGTAAAGCCGAAATTCTATATCATCAACTTTGACGACCCTAGAAAAAGTCATCGTTGTAATCCCTTAAATCCTAATTTTATGACGGATATATCGGATGCGTACGAAGCTGCCTACACCATCATGTTAAACCTTAACAGAAGCTGGATACAAAAACAGGGCGATTTCTTTGTTGAGAGTCCTATCATACTGCTAGCTGCCATCATATGGTTTCTTAAAATTTATAAGAACGGCAAATACTGCACTTTTCCACATGCTATTGAACTGTTGAACAAAAAATACAAAGATGTTTTTACGATATTAACATCTTATTCTGAATTAGAGAACTACCTCTCTCCTTTTATGGATGCATGGCAGGGCGGTGCACAGGATCAGTTGCAGGGGCAAATCGCGTCTGCAAAGATTCCTTTGTCAAGAATGATCTCACCACAATTGTATTGGGTAATGACTGGAGATGATTTTTCTTTAGATATCAATAATCCTGAAGAACCCAAAATATTGTGCGTAGGAAACAATCCGGATCGTCAGAACATTTATTCTGCCGCGTTAGGATTGTACAATTCAAGAATTGTTAAGCTGATCAATAAAAAAGGACAGTTAAAGAGTTCTGTGATTATTGATGAGCTTCCCACTATTTATTTCAGAGGCTTGGATAATTTAATTGCAACTGCCAGAAGTAACAAAGTTTCTGTATGTCTCGGATTTCAGGATTTTTCCCAATTGGCCAGGGACTATGGGGACAAGGAAAGTAAGGTTATTCAGAACACAGTAGGAAATATCTTTAGTGGGCAAGTGGTTGGAGAAACAGCAAAAACCTTATCTGAACGTTTTGGAAAAGTACTCCAGAAAAGACAAAGTATATCCATCAATCGCAATGATACTTCAACCTCCATCTCTACCCAATTGGACAGTTTGATTCCTGCTTCGAAAATCTCAACCCTGACACAGGGATTTTTTGTCGGTGCTGTATCAGATAACTTTGATGAAAGGATTGATCAGAAGATCTTTCATTCGGAGATTGTTGTGGATACAATTAAGCTTTCTCGGGAGGCGAAAGACTTTCAGAAAATACCAAAGATCCGATCTTTCACTGATATAGACGGAAATGATCTGATGCAAAAACAGATTGAAGAAAATTACAAAGGAGTCAAGGCAGATATTCTTAGCATTGTCACCAATGAGATGGACAGAATAAAAAATGATCCCGGCTTACAGCACTTAATGAAAAATGATTAAATAGTGAAACCTCAAATACCAAACGATTTGAGGTTTTTATTGGGTATTTATGTTACTCAGCATCATTGTTCATAAAATATTGATTCAAATTATCACTCACCAATTGAAGGAATTTGGTTGGTCCCTGTTTTCGGTTACGGATTTCAAAGATGGTTTTATGAAAATTACCCAAATCGCAATCCAATGACTTTTCTGTAAATTTTATGACCTCGCTTAACTCGATATTACCACCGTTAAAACAACGCATCTGGTAAAGCGCATAGATAAGCTCTATAAGACCGACCTTTGATCCCGACCAGCTAAGAGGAGAAAATACTTTTGCAGTAAAGTTATCATTCGAACTTTCAATTTGCTTTTTTAAATACTGATCAAATTGCTGATTGGAAATAAATCTGGCGATCATATGATCGTGGGAAGTTGTAAAACTTGGATCATAGTTATAAAACCCGGATGATAGCTTCATCTTCAAATCATAAGAATTACGGACAAATATTTTATGATCAAGATAGGTCGCTTCTCGTTTATAGTAACTGTAAAATTCAGAATGCTCCAAATAAAAGTTTTTCAATTTTTCCTGTTCTGCTTCATAATATTTTTTTAAAGTCTTATTTCCGGCAGCCGGTTTATGAGATTCAATATCCAATACTGCAGAATAATAAATAAATTTTGAGATAAACTGCGGTTTCAGTTTTTTAAAAAACAATACCTCTTCAGCAATGTGATCAAAATGGTGGTTTGAAACCAGAAGTTTTAATTTCCTTATCGACTCATCAATAATAAGTAATGCCTTTTCCGAAGTTTTAATCAGATCATTTCCGTCAGTGTTGACTTCGTTAATCTTTAGATCCAGATCCTCTAATAATTGTGAAGTTCTTTTAAAAATAGTTTTTGTTACCATGTCCTTTTTTCAGAAATTTACAAAAATTACCTAAAGCATTACATAATCAACTAATACCCAGCTCCTTTTTCCGATTCTTTATATAATCAGTAGGTCTTATCCCATTGATATCAAAGAACAGATTTGAAAAGTTCTGACGTGCAGCTATACCGCATTCTTCGGCCAATGCTTCGATAGTATAGTTTAAATATTTACTGTTGGTATTAAGTAAGTTAGTGATATAATTGATTCTCAGTTCGGCCATGTATTTATTAAAATTCATCCCTTTTTGTTCATTGATATAAACCGAAAGATATTGGGAATTGGTTCCCAGCTTTAAAGCAATACTTTTCTGCGTAATCCCTTTCTTTCTGAAATACTGTTCCTGCTCAAACTTCTGAAGCTTTTCTTTTATTTCTAAGGCCATTTCCGGGGTAAGAGAAGTCTTTCTTACAGGGAGCTCTATCATTTCTTCTCTTAAAACATCATTGATATTATATTTTCCTTCAGTAATTCTCTTTTGGAGAAGCTGATATTGCTTTTTAATCTTTTGATCTCTTCGATGCCGGACAACAAAAAAGCCAAGAATTACACTTCCTGAAGCAATCAGCATCTGAGCAAATACTATTTTTTTGGTACTGGATCTCTCGATTTCTTCTTTTGCATCCATCAATGTACGTCGGTCAAAATCTTTATGAAGTTTCAAAGATAAATATGGAAAATCTTTACTGATTAAACTATCTGCTTTTAAAAGCTGATTGGTATAGTACAGCTGCTTTTCGACATTCTTATCTTTATAATGATCAATAAGATAGTGATAACTCTTATACACCTCAGGAAGTATAAAATCATGTTTGTTGAAAATAGAGTCTATTTTGTTATAACATCCTGTAGCCCTATTTATATTATCCTGCGCTTCATAAGTTTTACCCAGGTAATAATATACTACAGAAGCCCAGGCGAAATCGTTTCTGTTAAGAATAGTGGGTAAAGATTTTTGCAAGTAATCCCGAGCACCAACATAATCTTTATTATGAAATCTGGAAATTCCGATGCATTTGAGAAAATAGCTTTTTTCCAATGCAAAATCGCTATTATTGGCGGTTAACCGATAACCCAACATACTTAAACTGTCGCTCTTGTTAAAGTTATTCAGATATCTGTTAAGTACGGTCAGTTGATGTAAGCAGTTGAGATACGCCTTCCCATAATTAAACTTTTCATTTTCATGATGGTTTTCATTCAACTTTGGCCTGTAAAATGAAATACATTCAAGAAAATGTTTCATTGCGTCATCATAATAGCCCAAATGACTTTTTACAATTCCTAAATGATAGAGAACTTTATACCGATGGTACTCATCTTTTGAACCTTTTGAGTGGGTATAGGCTTTAATATACTCATTTAAAGCTAGCTTAAATTTTTTTTGATAAAAATAATAGATGATTCCCTTACTTAGATACTCTTTACTGATATCATCTTGGGTTCCATGCTTTAAGCTGGCAGTAAGCGCACTATCAGCATACTTCATTTTGTTTTTAAAGTCAAATTGTCTCGCATCTCTATACCCTTGAATCAGCTTTGAAAAATTATTTTCGTTTTTTGCTTTCTCAATGTACAGTTTTACATAGGGCATTGCATGAACGTCATCTATTTCCATTTTTTCATAATGCTTTCTAATTTCACTGAAAGTTTTTTCCTCTTTGTTTTGTGAAAATAAAAATTGTGAAAAAGTAGGAAATATGATGAGAAAGTAATAAAACTTTTTCATAGCCTGATATTTAGAACCTCACTATCTCAAAAATAAACATTTATGTTTTAAATAAATCAAAATTCAATGAATTAAATAACAGAAAGACAAAAATCCTGTAAAACATGCAAATACAACCACTTAAACTCAGATATTCTAATGTATTAATTTTAAAATTGAGACGTAACAATTTTAAAATAGAGCCATATAACAGTTTTTTTTAGCTTAAAAGCCGGATAATTTTGACAACAGAATTCTAATATAATCCGGCCGGGATAACCAAATTAAAATTATCAAAATGAAAAAGTTTATCCCATTTTTTAGCATAATGATCGCAACAGTTTGTCTACAAAACTGTACCCATCGAGATGAAGATATGATCTCAAATAGTGAATATATTGAAAAATCAGAGTCCACAATAAATGGCTTAGTAATGAAACAGGATTCTGCTAAATCTATAGAAGTAATTGAAGATCCTGGAACAAAAGACCCTCCTGTCAGGGACGGTGATAATTGGCGGCTTACTCAGGATTAAAAAGCAAAAAACTATGATTTCCCATACTTCCATATCAGTTACTACTGGCGTACCATGTCCAAAGAGTGGCATCTGGGAAAGTGTGGGGAATTTCAAAACAACCGTAGCCCTATTTAAGGGTGAACCGATGCCTGAATATTGCGGATGGAAAATCAGATGGAGACTGGTTCAGGTCTGTTAAACCCAATAATAACAAGCCATGAAAAACTTCCAAACTATCTTTATCAAAACTGTTTCCTGCTTTTTTATTCTATTGTTTGTTTATGCAAGTGTGAGCAAATTGTTAGATTTTGAAAACTTCCAAGTTCAAATTGCTCAGTCACCATTACTTAGTGCTTATGCAGGTGTTATTTCTTATGCTGTTATTATTGTAGAATTAATTATTGTACTGTTATTAATTTTTCCAAGCAGTAGATTGATTGGATTATACTTATCAACTGCTTTAATGTCAGCATTTACGATCTATATATTTCTCATTTTAAATTACAGTGAATTTGTTCCGTGCTCATGTGGAGGAATCTTAGAAAAAATGGGATGGACTGAACATCTGATTTTTAATATTCTTTGTGTAATTATGGGAGGTTTATCAGTTCTCACCACCGAAAGAGCAAATCACAAGACTACCCGTAAAACAGCATTAATCTTAGGAATTTCCAATATGTTGAGTTGTATCCTCGTCATTGTCTTGTTTTTCAAGTCAGAACACATCATAAAACAGGAAAACAATTTTACCAGAAGGTTTCTGATGCATCCTATTTTAAAAATAAAAAGTATGGATCTGGAGAACCATTCATTTTATTTTGCCGGTGCTAAAAATGAGGAGCTTTACTTAGCTAACCGAAGCTTACCTCAAAATATATTAGCAGTTGATTCACTTTTAAAGAAAGCTGTAAATACTAAGATTGATCTGGAGCTCAGCAAATATCCATTTAAAAAAATAGAGATTAAAGTTAAAGATCATAATTATTATATCTATGATGGAAATGTTCCCATCATATTAAAAGGCAAATTAGGTGATACACAAAATAAAGTCATCAGTTTGAATGATGCATTCTTTAGCCAGCTTGAAATTATTGATAGTAATAAAATTGTCATACGTACTCTTTCATCTCAAACCAAAAGTTTAATGCTGGGAACCATTTTAATCAATAACAATGGTAAAAATTTTGTGAAACTGTATCCTAATCTGCTTGAAAAGCAAATAGACGGTGTTTTTGATTCTGACGGTTATCTTTCAGCCGATCCTATAAAACCGACTGTCAGCTATATTTACAGTTATAGAAACCAGTTTCTTGTAATGAACCATTCCATGCAGCTTATTCACAGATGGAGAACTGTTGATACGACTAAAATCGCACAGATTAAAGTAACTCCGCTCTCCAATGGAAAATCTAAAATGTCTAAACCTGCATTAAAAGTCAATGGACATGCAATCGTATACAGAGGACTCCTATTTAACCCTGCTCAATTAAGAGGAAGGCATGAATCTTTAAACAGATGGCAGGAAAGCAAAGTCATCGACATCTATAATACTGCATCTCAGGAATATATTGGCAGTATGTACATCGACAATATTAAAAATAACAGCATGTCAGATTTTAGAGTTACCGACGAGCATTTATACGCAATTGTTGGAAATCAGCTGGTACAATATAAACTTACCCAGCCGCTGAAAAAACATTTCAAAAACGGGGAAGCCGAAAACCGTGTTTCAGAGTAGGCAGCAAATCAAATATTTTTTTATTATGAAAAAAATTCTTTTTCCTGTTATCCTGGTAGCACTGGGAACAGGGTCAGCTTTTGCCACCATGTTGGCAAAGAAGAGTACACGAGCTTTAGAGCCGGCTTACAGAATTGTTAGCTTGGGCGGTGGTCAGTTCCAATGTGAGGATGCTGATCAGGAATGCAGCAATATCGTTTCCGGTGATGTCTGTGAATGGGCATTGGACGACAGTGTTGAACTGCATAGAATCGGTTCAGGCACGATGTGCGGAACACCGCTTTATAAAATTCCTTAGTGCTTTATTGTATTAAGTATTAGATCAGGGACGCTATTCAGTGTCCCTTTTCATTTCTTTATCAATCCATCCTATATCTTTCCGGCTTTTCAGGTGATAGTCCCACCACTCTATGATTTTAGTATTAAGATCCTTGATGTCATCGGAATTTTTCCTGATCGTGTGTTCCTGCTTTTCATACATCAGCACCACCACCTTTTTTCTGTTTCTTAATAGTCCCATATAAAAGCCCATGGTTTGCGTTGGCGGAATATTCGTATCCTTCTTCCCCGCCCATAGCAATACCGGTGCATTCACTTTCTCAATAAAATTGATAGGATTATTTCTGTAATACAGATCCTTATCTTCTGAAAAAGGAATTCCCATTGAAAACTGCCCGGTTTCAAATCTTGAATAGTCTGCTATTTTAAACAGTTCATTAAATGAAAAGTAAGTATTCATAATGTCACTTAGACCTGCCCCCGAGATATAGGTTGCAAACCTTTCTGAATGGGTAGCGATAAAGTTGGTCTCATAACCACCGAATGAGTGTCCTGTTAAACCAATACGCCTGAAATCAATATTGACATTTCCCTGAATCGCATCCAGTCCGGAATGAACACAATCAAGCGCCGAAATTCCCGGACCCCTGTCATCTGAAACAATATCTGGCCGAAAAACCATGTAATCGTTCTCAAGCAATAGGCGGATATTGAATCCACTGGGTCCCCAGGCGGGATACAGGTATTTGTTGAACTCATCATGCTGAATACTGTATACCTGTACCACCAAAGGATATTTTTTTGTCTTGTCGAATTTAATGGGATAATATAGAACCCCTTTCAGATACTTACCTTCACTATTGGTATATGAAATAACATCCTGCTGTAGGTCTATAGCTTCTTTATCATGAAGGTTGGTTGCATAAAGTATCTTCTTTTGACCTGATGACTTGCTTTTGCTGTACAGCTTTGGAGAAAGGTTGTAGTTTTCTTCGATCGAATACATTAAATCATGCCTATCCTTATACGAGAACATTTTGATCCTGTTGCTGCTGTACGGCAGCATTTCTTTGAGTTTACCTTTATCATAAGAATAATATCCGGAATCATTATGGTCTTCTCTCCTGATATGAAGCATCAACGGTTGAGACATTTCAATAGTTCGTTGTGTTATCTTAAAAGATTCCATCTGATGAATCATTTTTCCAGTGTATTCATGAAAGCTGATTTTGCTGTTCTCTTGCTTGAAAACTGTTTTTACCACACCTGTTTCCAGATGATAGCTGATCAGTCGGCCTCCTCCTGTAAAGAGTAAGCTGCCATCGGGCAGAAAGATCGGATAGCTCAGTGTTGTATTATAATCAATAATTTTTTTCTGCTCTAATTGATGATCGTATACCATCCATTGATTCTTATACATCAGAAATCCAATGGTGTAACGACCACCCTTTCCTATTACCATTTCTGAAGCATTCTCAAAAACAAGTTCAAATTTATTTTCGAAAAGGTCATATCGGTATATATTCAGGCTTCGGAATCCCCGGTAATCATTATCCTCTTTGGCATTATACGTCCAAAAATAGCGTGGATTGTCTGTCGCTATATAGACCTGCATTGATTTGGGAGAGATTGAATGAATTTGATTGTTTTTAACATTCCATAGGCTATACTGATGATCGGTCCATTCTTGGTCCTTATTACGCAGATACTTGTCTCCCCCATACCATATTTCTAGTTTTTCTATTTTCTCAGGAGTTTTCTTGACGGAAATATCAATCAAAAAAGTTTCGGAATGACCTGCTTCAGTTACTTTAATGCTTTGGGCTTC
This region of Chryseobacterium vaccae genomic DNA includes:
- the mobB gene encoding conjugal transfer protein MobB, translated to MIAKIGKGENLWGALTYNQQKVDNENGTVLFTNKIPDLWDHPYSVRFFHQYFEPYLIANNKTEKPVRHISLNPDPNDKVDDKIYREMAQQYMQEMGYGNQPYVVFKHTDIDRTHIHIVTTCVQIDGKKISDRYDHSRSMEACRKLEKQYNLKVTGANRNLNQSSIFKPVDYTKGNIKTQLSSILRHMPQTYSFQSIGAYRALLSQFNISVEEVNGELHGKMRKGMVYFATDKNGKKISNPFKSSLFGRHAGVENIQELIEKSKVKMKNDPLKFILKRTIETAISTSRTETAFKKQLLEQGTATVIRKNDDGRIYGITFIDHNSKSVWNGSQLGKELSANSFNKLWHEIETKPEASSYNSSNNDISFEKSSEHFFSNNSYEGVHGFFSSLLSSDTDKDHEEQIFASQMKKRERKRRKK
- a CDS encoding alpha/beta hydrolase family protein — translated: MRVYCFIILLCSLHCYKAQRTIKELDQWMSRFSTMIGQMKVSDDQRFVLLTKMYANNSDSVFVFDRQSAVSPSDTILKKSNISFLNNHAVFASGPGRAEFIDLKSKKREIYGSVQRCNANEPLKQYVILGTDKNLKIYNSQGKVRHDEAGTLNYTISEQGQVYILAKSGGFHKILKWNGSAMKLLYSTAANIVAMDLLESERFIVLKEKEKTDSNGKIRARLLRISDGQLFYNDQISLGEAQSIKVTEAGHSETFLIDISVKKTPEKIEKLEIWYGGDKYLRNKDQEWTDHQYSLWNVKNNQIHSISPKSMQVYIATDNPRYFWTYNAKEDNDYRGFRSLNIYRYDLFENKFELVFENASEMVIGKGGRYTIGFLMYKNQWMVYDHQLEQKKIIDYNTTLSYPIFLPDGSLLFTGGGRLISYHLETGVVKTVFKQENSKISFHEYTGKMIHQMESFKITQRTIEMSQPLMLHIRREDHNDSGYYSYDKGKLKEMLPYSSNRIKMFSYKDRHDLMYSIEENYNLSPKLYSKSKSSGQKKILYATNLHDKEAIDLQQDVISYTNSEGKYLKGVLYYPIKFDKTKKYPLVVQVYSIQHDEFNKYLYPAWGPSGFNIRLLLENDYMVFRPDIVSDDRGPGISALDCVHSGLDAIQGNVNIDFRRIGLTGHSFGGYETNFIATHSERFATYISGAGLSDIMNTYFSFNELFKIADYSRFETGQFSMGIPFSEDKDLYYRNNPINFIEKVNAPVLLWAGKKDTNIPPTQTMGFYMGLLRNRKKVVVLMYEKQEHTIRKNSDDIKDLNTKIIEWWDYHLKSRKDIGWIDKEMKRDTE
- a CDS encoding DoxX family protein, producing MKNFQTIFIKTVSCFFILLFVYASVSKLLDFENFQVQIAQSPLLSAYAGVISYAVIIVELIIVLLLIFPSSRLIGLYLSTALMSAFTIYIFLILNYSEFVPCSCGGILEKMGWTEHLIFNILCVIMGGLSVLTTERANHKTTRKTALILGISNMLSCILVIVLFFKSEHIIKQENNFTRRFLMHPILKIKSMDLENHSFYFAGAKNEELYLANRSLPQNILAVDSLLKKAVNTKIDLELSKYPFKKIEIKVKDHNYYIYDGNVPIILKGKLGDTQNKVISLNDAFFSQLEIIDSNKIVIRTLSSQTKSLMLGTILINNNGKNFVKLYPNLLEKQIDGVFDSDGYLSADPIKPTVSYIYSYRNQFLVMNHSMQLIHRWRTVDTTKIAQIKVTPLSNGKSKMSKPALKVNGHAIVYRGLLFNPAQLRGRHESLNRWQESKVIDIYNTASQEYIGSMYIDNIKNNSMSDFRVTDEHLYAIVGNQLVQYKLTQPLKKHFKNGEAENRVSE
- the mobA gene encoding conjugal transfer protein MobA, whose translation is MEPNKNNKGGRKPKLNPSKNRYVFRLTDEENIMFLKLYEASGMSNKAKFITTILFQKELKIVTVDIATMDYHTQLTKFFYQFQSIGNNYNQIVKILYRNFTEKKASFYLFKLENHTKDLALICKKIIELTKEFEQNHIQKTSEK
- a CDS encoding helix-turn-helix domain-containing protein; the protein is MKKFYYFLIIFPTFSQFLFSQNKEEKTFSEIRKHYEKMEIDDVHAMPYVKLYIEKAKNENNFSKLIQGYRDARQFDFKNKMKYADSALTASLKHGTQDDISKEYLSKGIIYYFYQKKFKLALNEYIKAYTHSKGSKDEYHRYKVLYHLGIVKSHLGYYDDAMKHFLECISFYRPKLNENHHENEKFNYGKAYLNCLHQLTVLNRYLNNFNKSDSLSMLGYRLTANNSDFALEKSYFLKCIGISRFHNKDYVGARDYLQKSLPTILNRNDFAWASVVYYYLGKTYEAQDNINRATGCYNKIDSIFNKHDFILPEVYKSYHYLIDHYKDKNVEKQLYYTNQLLKADSLISKDFPYLSLKLHKDFDRRTLMDAKEEIERSSTKKIVFAQMLIASGSVILGFFVVRHRRDQKIKKQYQLLQKRITEGKYNINDVLREEMIELPVRKTSLTPEMALEIKEKLQKFEQEQYFRKKGITQKSIALKLGTNSQYLSVYINEQKGMNFNKYMAELRINYITNLLNTNSKYLNYTIEALAEECGIAARQNFSNLFFDINGIRPTDYIKNRKKELGIS
- the mobC gene encoding conjugal transfer protein MobC, giving the protein MQGEDDLRGLAKIMAFMRAVSIIVVLMHLYWFCYGFFAQRQWTLELVNKILYNFNKTAGLFSHAIYSKLFAIILLGLSCLGTKGVKNEIITRKKISIAFSIGFVLFFLNSIILQLDTSFTAVLYILSTGSGYILLMQAGVWTGRLLKTNLMTDVFNNENESFQQETQLLYNEYSVNLPTKFYYQGKWHQGWINVVNPFRATIVLGTPGSGKSYAIVNNYIRQHIEKGFSMYIYDFKFDDLSTITYNHLINHFDAYTVKPKFYIINFDDPRKSHRCNPLNPNFMTDISDAYEAAYTIMLNLNRSWIQKQGDFFVESPIILLAAIIWFLKIYKNGKYCTFPHAIELLNKKYKDVFTILTSYSELENYLSPFMDAWQGGAQDQLQGQIASAKIPLSRMISPQLYWVMTGDDFSLDINNPEEPKILCVGNNPDRQNIYSAALGLYNSRIVKLINKKGQLKSSVIIDELPTIYFRGLDNLIATARSNKVSVCLGFQDFSQLARDYGDKESKVIQNTVGNIFSGQVVGETAKTLSERFGKVLQKRQSISINRNDTSTSISTQLDSLIPASKISTLTQGFFVGAVSDNFDERIDQKIFHSEIVVDTIKLSREAKDFQKIPKIRSFTDIDGNDLMQKQIEENYKGVKADILSIVTNEMDRIKNDPGLQHLMKND
- a CDS encoding RteC domain-containing protein gives rise to the protein MVTKTIFKRTSQLLEDLDLKINEVNTDGNDLIKTSEKALLIIDESIRKLKLLVSNHHFDHIAEEVLFFKKLKPQFISKFIYYSAVLDIESHKPAAGNKTLKKYYEAEQEKLKNFYLEHSEFYSYYKREATYLDHKIFVRNSYDLKMKLSSGFYNYDPSFTTSHDHMIARFISNQQFDQYLKKQIESSNDNFTAKVFSPLSWSGSKVGLIELIYALYQMRCFNGGNIELSEVIKFTEKSLDCDLGNFHKTIFEIRNRKQGPTKFLQLVSDNLNQYFMNNDAE